Part of the Aptenodytes patagonicus chromosome 14, bAptPat1.pri.cur, whole genome shotgun sequence genome, ccccaggggtggggcagggtgcagggagcacacggctcagctccttgctcaccGAGTTGGGAGGCGATGGCGTGTCTGTCCTGCGGGAGGGAATAACCTGTGTTTGGGGAACACCCGGAGCTCAGCAGGCCCGTGCCACGggcgagctggggggagaggcgaTGCCACCGCATCTGCAGCGGGCTTGGGCGTGTGGCTTTGCACCAATTTGAGTGCCCAGGGTGGCTGTCCCGGCTCCAGGCTTcgccagggccagggatgcaaaGCTCCCGTTCCGCGGGGAAGGGATCTCTCTCTTCAGAGACCCCTGGAGACAAGCAGGGAGGTAGCAGACCCCATTCGAGGGCTGATTCTGCACAGCCAGGAGGGAGCTGCAGAGCGGGGccatggcacagccctgctcagggctggctcaCCCTGCCTTTCCCTTAAAGCCACCTGAGTTTTAAAGcggatggagggaaaaaagcatgacTATGGCAGAAAAAAGCATCCCGCGTGGCAGGGCTCCAGCACTCACCCTCGCTGCGTTTGTAGCCCCTGTGGCAGCAAAAAGAGCCGTCGGGGTTTCCCCGGCGTGAGCTGAGGTGAGGACTCCCTGGCTCAGCCCCGTGCTGAGCTCTTCCACGTCTCACAGGCGCAGGATGGAGCCAAGTGTTTGCTGAGCACCGCACAGTGTATTCCTCAAAGGTTTGGAAAAATGATCAGAAGGATGCCACGACACACGCTGCCACCACCTTTGTTGCAATACTTACAGAGCTGCAGTTTATAAGCTCAGCCAAGTGACGACGAGGGGGATGCCGAGGACGGAAACGTTGGGAACGTGGATCCAGGCAAAGCTTTGggccgtgctggggctgcagaggtcCAACAAGCTGCCTGGAAATTTGATTGTTCGAGACTCCCGTCTCAGCAGCTCCCAGAcagccactgcttccttctggcACTCCCAGAGCACTGCCAGGGCACACCTGTGAAATTCATCCCAGTACCTGCAGCCAGGGGAGACACCGCACCATCGGTCCCTTTGCAGTAGCACAGCACCCGAGGAGccgggcagagccttgctgccccGAGCCCGCCCTCCGGGCAGCGACAACCTTGGTATTTTGCCATTCCCTCCATCGCCTCCCAGAGCATCTTGGCTAAAACTCCAAACCTCAAAACACACTGGAATTATTTAATacgttccccccacacaccctctGCAAGTCAATCAGATCCATTGTTTTCCATCAACAAATGTTTCCCTTGGGCACCGAGCACCCCGAGTATCTAAACCGGGCTGCGAACAAAGGCCCAGCGCGTTTCATTCACAGCTTCCTCCAAGCTGACTCAAGGGCAAAACGCGAGcacaaagcaaggagaaggacaACGTCTCCCACAGACCATCGCAGCTTTAGAGCCAAGGTGCGGGCAGGGGCGGGAGGAGTTCTTCACTGTGTTCTCATTAGACACATCTCCATTTATCTGCTGGGTATTACCCTGCGCGAGTAGAAGCCGGTCAGTGCAAAGAGGCTCTTGGGGAGCACCAGGGACAAACAACAAGACAGGCAAAGGTAACCCGCGGTCCTGCAGGACTAAACCGGGAGCTGCTCGCTGAAGACCCCCTTGGCTGCCTCCCCTGAGCACGGCaacttggggtttggggttttttttttcttcagatccaGAGCTAGAACCAGGCAGGGAAAAACCCTGGCAGAAACGGGGCTGAAAACCACAGCTCCCGAGAAGACTCTCCCAGGAGAGGGGCACAGTGGGCACCAGCCCACCGGTCCGGCACGCTGGGGCCAGCGCCACGTGGGATGACCCCGCGCTGCATTCATCCAGAGCGGTATCCAGCCTGCCAAGGCTTTATCCCCTCCCTGAGCTCCTTCCTTACCTCTGGTGAAGCAGCACGGTGgctctgaagaagctgcttttgagctgtttccaaccagccccctgcccacaggtgtcaggctgagcagggaggggtgggCTCCAGCTGTCCAGGGGTGAGGACAGCAGGTACCAAGCTGGGCCATGTCCCCCCGCATGGTGTGGGGAGGACCAGAACGGGCACCCCGCCCgatttttgctttttggctgcCGAGTGTAGGAGGATTGGACTCCCTACCGGACTCCCCAACGGCTGCTGTAAGTGCTGCTCTGTGACGGGGAGGGCACCCACGGCCTGGCAGGTTGCTGCATGCACACTAGCGTGTCCGTAAGTCCCAACACAGCTGAAGTCACGGGCGAGGGCTCTGCTTTGTAGgtacaaacccacaaaataaaacagcaggagCCCAAAAGGCTCAGCAAATGCCACGGGCCATCCTCTCCTCTGGAAGCGGTTCCTCTCCAAAACACAAACTTCCCCAAGGGACAGGTAAGGCTCTATGCCACGCTTGCCACtaaccttcccccccgcccccatgaCTTCTTTCAAAGAGAGTTTCTTTTACctgaaaagagctttgcaaaagcatttcatctgGCAGCTGCTTTGGAGCAACGCGTGTCCTGGCACCTGACGCTGGGGCAAGGCAGGGACCAGCCCCCCAGGGGCAGCACCCCCCTGGGTCCCAGCCGGCTCCCCGGCCTCTGCCAGCCCACAGCACCTAATGACTCGCACCCCAAggcaccctcctgcc contains:
- the LOC143166810 gene encoding neuritin-like, with the protein product MGQRRGTAALLLALGHLAGLLASGTACANVYQGFLDCVLKLGENMATDEEVAGIELQGLHRVCGYWDEFHRCALAVLWECQKEAVAVWELLRRESRTIKFPGSLLDLCSPSTAQSFAWIHVPNVSVLGIPLVVTWLSL